Proteins encoded within one genomic window of Candidatus Methylomirabilota bacterium:
- the rpsM gene encoding 30S ribosomal protein S13 yields the protein MARIAGVDLPREKRLEVALTYIYGIGRSASHKILRDSGVSPDVRVKDLTEEEVTKLRRTIEGNYRVEG from the coding sequence ATGGCACGTATCGCCGGGGTAGATCTTCCGAGAGAAAAACGTCTTGAGGTGGCGCTGACGTATATCTACGGCATTGGCCGCTCTGCTTCGCATAAGATCTTACGGGACTCCGGGGTCAGCCCGGATGTTCGCGTGAAGGACCTTACTGAAGAGGAGGTCACGAAGCTGCGGCGAACCATTGAGGGGAACTACAGAGTTGAAGGGG
- the infA gene encoding translation initiation factor IF-1 yields MPKEEAIEVEGTVIEPLPNAMFRVELETGHKVLAHISGKMRMHFIRILPGDKVIVELSPYDLTRGRIIYRYK; encoded by the coding sequence ATGCCGAAGGAAGAGGCGATTGAAGTTGAGGGAACCGTTATCGAGCCGTTACCTAATGCCATGTTTCGAGTAGAACTGGAAACGGGACATAAGGTTCTTGCGCACATTTCCGGAAAGATGCGGATGCATTTCATTCGGATCCTGCCGGGAGACAAGGTGATAGTAGAGCTCTCTCCATACGATCTGACGCGAGGGAGGATCATTTACCGATATAAGTAG
- the rpmJ gene encoding 50S ribosomal protein L36, which yields MKVRASVKPMCEKCKVVRRKRVLRIVCENPRHKQRQG from the coding sequence ATGAAGGTTCGAGCGTCAGTCAAGCCGATGTGTGAGAAGTGTAAGGTTGTTCGACGGAAAAGGGTGCTGCGGATCGTATGCGAAAATCCTCGGCACAAACAACGGCAAGGATAG